From Amycolatopsis sp. cg9, one genomic window encodes:
- a CDS encoding carbohydrate ABC transporter permease produces the protein MALTLADRRHKWDVKLSPFGFISPYFLIFGVFGLFPLLYTAFVSLQKRNLLDAEGAQFIGFGNYEQLLFHDPYFWNAMGNTVSLWLLTTIPQILFALGIAHLLNRRLRGRTLFRMGMILPNITSVAAVTIIFAQLFGRDFGLVNWVLSWFGAGQVDWQAGTASSHTAIAAMVVWRWTGYHALIFLASMQAIPSAMYEAATLDGARGWQQFWRITVPLLRPQIIFSTVIATTGNMRLLAEPLLFNPGTAAATGGSDRQFQTAALYLYEQGFTKYDFGYSSAIALILAVATMLVAGVSYLVTRRIQTD, from the coding sequence ATGGCACTCACCCTGGCCGACCGGCGGCACAAGTGGGACGTCAAGCTGTCGCCGTTCGGCTTCATCAGCCCGTACTTCCTGATCTTCGGCGTCTTCGGGTTGTTCCCGCTGCTGTACACGGCGTTCGTGTCGCTGCAGAAGCGGAACCTGCTCGACGCCGAAGGCGCGCAGTTCATCGGGTTCGGCAACTACGAGCAGCTGCTGTTCCACGACCCGTACTTCTGGAACGCGATGGGGAACACGGTCAGCCTGTGGCTGCTGACCACGATCCCGCAGATCCTGTTCGCGCTCGGCATCGCGCACCTGCTCAACCGGCGCCTGCGCGGGCGGACGCTGTTCCGGATGGGCATGATCCTGCCGAACATCACCTCGGTGGCGGCGGTGACGATCATCTTCGCGCAGCTGTTCGGCCGGGACTTCGGCCTGGTGAACTGGGTGCTGAGCTGGTTCGGCGCCGGCCAGGTCGACTGGCAGGCCGGCACGGCCAGCTCCCACACCGCCATCGCGGCGATGGTGGTGTGGCGCTGGACCGGCTACCACGCGCTGATCTTCCTGGCGTCGATGCAGGCGATCCCGTCGGCCATGTACGAAGCCGCGACGCTCGACGGCGCCCGCGGGTGGCAGCAGTTCTGGCGGATCACCGTGCCGCTGCTGCGGCCGCAGATCATCTTCTCCACGGTGATCGCGACGACCGGGAACATGCGGCTGCTCGCCGAACCGCTGCTGTTCAACCCCGGTACGGCGGCCGCCACCGGCGGCTCGGACCGGCAGTTCCAGACCGCCGCGCTCTACCTCTACGAGCAGGGCTTCACCAAGTACGACTTCGGCTAC